In Calothrix sp. PCC 7507, one DNA window encodes the following:
- a CDS encoding DUF29 domain-containing protein yields the protein MMNLTNLKNLYELDDSQWLDETVNLIKNRQFQELDIENLIEELEDLGREKKNTVSSLLEQIIRHLLLLQYWTSESEYNTVHWQGEIYTFRTQLRRRITSNLRNYLESELNSIYKDALGFVKIKSQNSVSFPPECPYSLEQLLDTEWLPD from the coding sequence ATGATGAATCTTACTAATTTAAAAAATCTCTACGAACTTGATGATTCTCAATGGCTAGATGAAACAGTTAACTTGATTAAAAATCGGCAATTTCAAGAGCTAGATATAGAGAATCTAATTGAGGAGTTAGAGGATTTGGGAAGGGAAAAGAAAAATACTGTTTCCAGCCTTTTAGAGCAAATAATTCGTCATTTATTATTACTACAATATTGGACAAGTGAATCAGAATATAATACAGTTCACTGGCAAGGAGAAATATATACTTTTAGAACTCAATTGAGAAGAAGAATTACTAGCAACCTGCGTAACTATTTAGAGTCAGAATTGAATTCTATCTATAAAGATGCGTTAGGATTCGTGAAAATTAAAAGTCAAAATTCTGTCAGTTTTCCCCCAGAATGTCCCTATTCCCTGGAGCAATTACTGGATACTGAGTGGTTACCCGATTAA
- a CDS encoding DUF4231 domain-containing protein: MTTSELTNFDQKNQRETLADSSFLASGQKTLFTLKLFEYLLLAAFFSSGIVIIVYPDNQQAVVGAAISLIIAVFLFLINRTAFQDSQNAVNQSELNKKAELFSYLLNNNNSSGKNTLTPARSKALQYSQDLVNDYKKTRDVSRNLYYVLQISTVVLSGVTPILVLVDKLEAGQAWLKWLPVICPALASIVASIVTSFPFQKNWVAANTAVELLEAEQEKFILGVTPPYRVYDVSDEIQQQQKVSQALEYFVVQVNNIHLQQVQQGNEPQPEKKESDKSPEPTSEQN, encoded by the coding sequence ATGACTACTTCGGAATTAACTAATTTTGACCAGAAGAATCAGAGGGAAACACTCGCTGATAGTTCCTTCTTGGCATCAGGACAAAAAACTTTGTTTACCTTGAAGCTGTTTGAGTATTTATTACTCGCAGCTTTTTTCTCTTCTGGTATTGTGATTATTGTGTATCCGGATAATCAACAAGCTGTAGTTGGTGCAGCAATTTCTCTAATCATCGCAGTTTTTTTGTTTCTCATCAACAGAACAGCATTTCAGGATTCCCAAAATGCCGTCAACCAATCTGAACTCAACAAAAAAGCGGAACTTTTTAGTTATCTATTGAACAACAATAACTCCTCAGGTAAAAATACACTCACACCTGCGAGAAGTAAGGCTTTACAGTATTCTCAAGACTTAGTTAACGACTATAAAAAAACTCGTGATGTATCGAGGAATCTCTACTATGTTTTGCAAATTTCAACTGTTGTCTTATCGGGTGTTACACCAATTTTAGTTTTGGTAGATAAATTAGAAGCAGGACAAGCTTGGCTCAAATGGCTTCCCGTAATTTGTCCAGCATTGGCTTCTATAGTCGCCAGTATAGTCACTTCCTTTCCTTTTCAAAAGAATTGGGTAGCCGCTAACACCGCTGTTGAATTGTTAGAAGCTGAACAAGAAAAATTTATTTTGGGGGTAACTCCGCCTTATCGTGTCTATGATGTGTCTGATGAAATCCAACAGCAACAAAAGGTTAGCCAAGCACTAGAATATTTTGTTGTGCAAGTAAATAATATTCATCTCCAGCAAGTGCAACAAGGAAATGAGCCACAGCCAGAGAAGAAAGAGTCAGATAAATCTCCAGAGCCAACATCAGAGCAAAATTAA
- a CDS encoding Uma2 family endonuclease — MNQPTTERVRWTTADLEWFPDNGNRYEIIDGELFVTRAPHWNHQKTCVRISTPLDTWSHTTGLGEVVTSPGIIFGDNDNVIPDIVWASNERLALLLDAAGHLTAAPELVVEVLSAGIENEKRDREFKLKLYSSRGVREYWIVDWRQPQVEVYRREQGSLKLAATLFQDDELTSPLLPGFSCA, encoded by the coding sequence ATGAATCAGCCAACAACTGAGAGAGTGCGCTGGACTACCGCCGATTTAGAATGGTTTCCAGATAACGGGAACCGCTATGAAATTATCGACGGAGAATTGTTTGTGACGAGAGCGCCTCACTGGAATCATCAAAAAACTTGTGTCAGAATTAGCACTCCTCTAGATACCTGGTCACACACCACTGGTTTAGGAGAAGTTGTCACTTCTCCAGGCATAATTTTTGGCGATAATGATAATGTAATTCCTGATATTGTGTGGGCTAGCAATGAAAGATTAGCCCTACTTTTAGACGCAGCAGGGCATTTGACTGCAGCGCCAGAACTGGTAGTAGAGGTGCTATCTGCCGGGATTGAAAATGAAAAGCGGGACAGAGAATTTAAACTTAAGCTCTACTCATCACGGGGTGTCAGAGAATACTGGATAGTAGATTGGCGACAACCACAAGTAGAAGTGTATCGACGGGAACAAGGAAGTTTAAAATTAGCTGCGACGTTGTTCCAGGATGATGAATTGACATCACCATTATTGCCTGGATTTAGTTGTGCGTAG
- the purF gene encoding amidophosphoribosyltransferase, whose product MIPINPVTSDDHSEQTHNLINSHENRPDKPEEACGVFGIYAPGEDVAKLTYFGLYALQHRGQESAGIATFEGKQVHSHKDMGLVSQVFNETILNTLPGSLAIGHTRYSTTGSSRRVNAQPAIVETRLGSVALAHNGNLVNTVQLRAELLESKCNLITTTDSEMIAFAIAQEVNAGADWLDACIQAFHRCQGAFSLVIGTPVGIMGVRDPNGIRPLVIGTLADNPDRYVLASETCGLDIIGADYLRDVEPGELVWITEAGLTSRQWSQQPQKKLCIFEMIYFARPDSIMHEESLYSYRMRLGRRLAVESTVDADMVFGVPDSGIPAAIGFSQTSGVPYAEGLIKNRYVGRTFIQPTQTMRESGIRMKLNPLKDVLRGKRVIIVDDSIVRGTTSRKLVKALRDAGAVEVHMRISSPPVTHPCFYGIDTDSQDQLIAATKSVAEIAKQLEVDTLAYLSWEGMLEATQEDTNNFCSACFTGDYPVPIPEQVKRSKLILEKVVV is encoded by the coding sequence ATGATTCCCATCAATCCCGTCACTTCGGATGACCATTCCGAACAGACTCACAACTTAATAAATAGTCATGAGAATCGTCCCGACAAGCCAGAAGAAGCTTGCGGTGTTTTTGGCATCTACGCACCAGGAGAAGACGTTGCTAAACTGACTTACTTTGGATTGTATGCCCTACAGCACCGGGGTCAAGAATCAGCGGGAATTGCCACTTTTGAGGGTAAGCAAGTCCACTCACACAAAGACATGGGTTTGGTGTCTCAAGTTTTTAATGAAACTATCTTGAATACGTTGCCCGGTAGCCTAGCCATCGGCCACACTCGTTATTCCACCACAGGTTCCAGTCGCAGAGTTAATGCCCAGCCAGCTATTGTGGAAACCCGCTTAGGTTCGGTAGCTCTTGCACACAATGGCAATTTAGTCAACACTGTGCAGTTGCGAGCAGAGTTACTTGAGAGCAAGTGTAACCTCATCACGACAACAGACTCAGAAATGATCGCCTTTGCGATCGCCCAAGAAGTCAACGCTGGTGCGGATTGGCTAGATGCTTGTATCCAGGCGTTTCACCGCTGCCAAGGTGCCTTTAGTTTAGTAATTGGCACTCCTGTCGGCATCATGGGTGTGCGTGACCCCAATGGGATACGCCCCTTAGTAATTGGCACTTTAGCAGATAATCCAGACCGTTACGTCTTAGCTTCAGAAACTTGCGGTTTAGACATCATTGGTGCTGATTATCTGCGTGATGTAGAACCAGGAGAGTTAGTTTGGATCACCGAAGCAGGTTTGACTTCCCGCCAGTGGAGTCAACAGCCCCAAAAGAAGCTGTGTATCTTTGAGATGATTTACTTTGCCCGCCCTGACAGCATCATGCACGAAGAAAGTCTATACAGTTATCGGATGCGATTAGGACGGCGACTAGCAGTAGAATCAACCGTTGATGCTGATATGGTCTTTGGTGTTCCTGATTCCGGCATACCCGCCGCCATTGGATTTTCGCAAACTTCTGGCGTTCCCTATGCTGAAGGGCTGATTAAAAATCGCTACGTTGGCCGCACCTTCATTCAGCCAACCCAAACCATGCGTGAATCAGGCATCCGCATGAAACTCAATCCCCTCAAAGATGTACTGCGAGGTAAACGAGTGATTATCGTCGATGACTCCATCGTCAGAGGCACCACCAGCCGGAAACTGGTTAAAGCCCTACGTGACGCGGGTGCTGTGGAAGTACATATGCGAATTTCCTCGCCCCCAGTTACACACCCTTGTTTCTATGGCATCGATACCGATAGCCAAGATCAGTTAATTGCAGCTACTAAGTCAGTGGCAGAAATCGCCAAACAACTCGAAGTAGACACCCTCGCCTATCTCAGTTGGGAAGGAATGCTAGAAGCAACCCAAGAAGACACCAATAATTTTTGTTCCGCCTGTTTTACTGGAGATTACCCTGTTCCCATTCCAGAACAGGTTAAGCGTTCTAAGTTGATATTAGAAAAGGTAGTGGTGTAA
- the purL gene encoding phosphoribosylformylglycinamidine synthase subunit PurL, which translates to MTATSPAPFSPQEIAAEGLKPEEYAEIVRRLGRHPNKAELGMFGVMWSEHCCYKNSRPLLKQFPTTGSRILVGPGENAGVVDLGDGLELAFKIESHNHPSAVEPFQGAATGVGGILRDIFTMGARPIALLNSLRFGSLEDAKTQRLFQGVVAGISHYGNCLVGNETFIWRDQAGVHFDTIGNFVESRLSSDQTTLELDDAIAPETLSLDPDTHTSCWQRVRRVFKRRTQTLVTIRTALGRTLTVTPDHPILMRSKGSWDTCTAQSLQVGDEIPILTSLPEIASAETIPPLDLIATLNPDDATGRDVFVKLPETWQATALIRTALQLLEPSVSKRHQYLTYGKLPLAHFLSLEPLLKVSRQEICLFRRGKANYMRAVIQPDAEFARLLGYYLSEGCTSQNGNTYKIIFTFAHHESEYVNDVVSALKHLGLRPCVETRTATIAVYATSWLFGHLLKNVWQCGNRASNKACPAFVFTWPSSLQREVLKGLLRGDGSLTTKTHGNHAKISFATTSHKLFEQTLMLIQNQGAIPYIYQRSPSTGQIEGRHHQRLPLWQLEVSNFAGLTALANVFATERTAQLATALARYEGTKYSFPRFRNFSDAVVVVQIKSIETNTVDECDVYDVEVDNTHLFVTTSGIVTHNCVGVPTVGGEVYFDPAYAGNPLVNVMALGLMETSEIVKSGASGLGNPVLYVGSTTGRDGMGGASFASAELSDQSIDNRPAVQVGDPFLEKSLIEACLEAFKTGAVVAAQDMGAAGITCSTSEMAAKGGVGIELDLDKIPVRELGMVPYEYLLSESQERMLFVAHKGREQELIDIFHRWGLQAVVAGMVIADPIVRILFQGGVAAEIPADALAENTPLYHRELLTEPPEYARKAWEWSSDALPPATTAGIEIQGSLQSWNDILLTLLDTPTIASKNWVYRQYDHQVQNNTVILPGGADAAVVRLRPIEQVPNPKSKIQNLKSAVAATVDCNPRYVYLDPYEGAKAVVAEAARNLSCVGAEPLAVTDNLNFGSPEKPIGYWQLAEACRGLAEGCRELATPVTGGNVSLYNETLDSQGNPQPIYPTPVVGMVGLIPDLNKICGQAWQAVGDVIYLLGLPGSNITLGASEYLATIHGTVAGIPPRVDFDWERRVQKVCREGIRTGWVRSAHDCAEGGLAVALAECAIAGNFGAEITLEIPENQPPRLDEVLFGEGGGRILVSVAPAQQEIWESYLTENLGKEWQKIGTVANYEQGLGVLTSNNQTLIKVSIKDVSDRYSQAIAKRLAIHATT; encoded by the coding sequence ATGACTGCCACATCTCCTGCTCCCTTTTCTCCACAAGAAATTGCCGCCGAAGGCCTCAAGCCAGAAGAATATGCAGAAATTGTCCGCCGCCTAGGGCGACATCCCAACAAAGCTGAACTGGGTATGTTTGGGGTGATGTGGTCAGAGCATTGCTGTTATAAAAATTCCCGCCCTTTACTCAAACAGTTTCCCACGACGGGATCTCGCATTTTGGTTGGCCCTGGTGAAAATGCTGGTGTTGTGGACTTAGGCGATGGACTGGAACTAGCATTTAAGATAGAGTCCCATAACCACCCCTCAGCAGTGGAACCATTCCAAGGTGCAGCAACAGGAGTAGGCGGTATTCTCAGAGATATTTTTACAATGGGTGCGCGTCCCATTGCTTTATTAAATTCTCTGCGCTTCGGTTCTCTAGAAGATGCTAAAACTCAACGGCTGTTCCAAGGCGTAGTTGCAGGGATTTCACATTATGGTAATTGTCTGGTAGGTAATGAAACATTTATCTGGAGAGATCAAGCTGGTGTGCATTTTGACACTATTGGTAACTTTGTGGAATCGCGGTTGAGTTCAGATCAGACTACTCTGGAATTAGATGATGCGATCGCCCCTGAAACTCTTTCCTTAGATCCTGACACCCATACTAGTTGTTGGCAGCGTGTGCGGCGTGTGTTTAAAAGACGCACTCAAACCTTAGTAACTATACGCACAGCCCTAGGACGCACCCTCACCGTTACACCAGATCATCCAATTTTGATGCGGTCAAAAGGTAGCTGGGACACCTGTACTGCCCAATCTTTACAAGTAGGTGATGAAATCCCCATACTGACATCATTACCAGAAATCGCCAGTGCAGAAACAATTCCTCCACTGGATTTAATCGCCACATTGAATCCTGACGATGCGACTGGTAGGGATGTATTTGTAAAACTTCCAGAGACTTGGCAAGCAACAGCACTGATCCGCACAGCTTTGCAGTTACTCGAACCTTCTGTCAGCAAGCGTCATCAATATCTCACATATGGGAAACTGCCTTTAGCACATTTTCTCAGCTTAGAACCCTTACTTAAAGTATCCCGTCAGGAAATCTGCCTGTTTCGTCGCGGCAAAGCTAACTATATGCGGGCTGTTATCCAGCCAGATGCAGAGTTTGCCCGCTTACTCGGCTATTACCTTTCTGAAGGATGCACTTCTCAAAATGGTAATACTTATAAAATTATCTTCACCTTCGCCCACCATGAAAGCGAATATGTCAATGACGTTGTGAGTGCTTTAAAACATTTGGGATTACGCCCATGTGTGGAAACACGGACTGCAACGATCGCTGTTTATGCTACTTCATGGCTATTTGGGCATCTCTTGAAAAATGTTTGGCAGTGTGGTAATAGAGCAAGCAATAAAGCTTGTCCAGCATTTGTTTTTACATGGCCAAGTAGCTTACAACGGGAAGTCTTGAAAGGTTTATTACGAGGTGATGGTTCCCTAACCACAAAAACGCATGGCAATCATGCCAAAATATCATTTGCGACAACAAGCCACAAGCTATTTGAGCAAACTTTGATGCTGATTCAAAATCAGGGGGCGATACCATATATTTATCAGCGATCGCCATCTACAGGACAAATAGAAGGTCGTCACCATCAGCGACTACCATTATGGCAGCTAGAAGTTAGCAACTTTGCGGGACTCACCGCCTTAGCAAATGTCTTTGCTACAGAAAGAACGGCACAATTAGCTACTGCTTTGGCACGCTATGAAGGTACAAAGTATTCTTTCCCTCGTTTCCGTAACTTTTCCGATGCAGTAGTAGTTGTCCAAATTAAGAGTATAGAAACCAATACCGTTGATGAATGTGATGTTTACGATGTGGAAGTAGACAACACACATCTTTTCGTCACTACATCCGGCATTGTCACACACAACTGTGTTGGAGTTCCCACAGTTGGCGGCGAAGTTTACTTTGATCCTGCTTATGCTGGTAATCCCCTGGTGAATGTCATGGCATTGGGATTGATGGAAACCTCAGAAATCGTCAAATCTGGGGCATCAGGCTTAGGAAACCCGGTGCTGTATGTCGGTTCTACTACCGGGCGCGATGGGATGGGAGGGGCGAGTTTTGCAAGTGCAGAATTGAGTGATCAGTCTATAGATAACCGTCCTGCTGTGCAAGTAGGCGACCCATTTTTAGAAAAGTCGTTAATTGAAGCTTGTTTAGAGGCATTTAAAACAGGTGCTGTTGTCGCTGCACAAGATATGGGGGCGGCGGGGATCACTTGTTCCACTTCCGAGATGGCTGCTAAGGGTGGTGTTGGAATTGAATTAGATTTAGATAAAATTCCCGTGCGGGAATTGGGGATGGTTCCCTATGAATATCTGCTGTCGGAATCGCAAGAAAGAATGCTGTTTGTTGCCCACAAGGGACGAGAACAGGAGTTAATTGATATTTTCCATCGTTGGGGATTGCAAGCTGTGGTTGCGGGTATGGTGATTGCTGACCCAATAGTCCGAATTCTTTTCCAAGGTGGAGTAGCTGCAGAAATTCCCGCTGATGCTTTGGCAGAAAATACGCCACTGTATCATCGTGAGTTATTGACAGAACCTCCAGAATATGCACGCAAAGCTTGGGAGTGGTCATCTGATGCTTTACCTCCGGCAACAACTGCTGGTATTGAAATCCAAGGAAGTCTGCAAAGTTGGAATGATATTTTGTTAACGTTGCTTGACACGCCCACGATCGCCTCAAAAAATTGGGTATATCGTCAATATGACCATCAAGTACAAAACAACACCGTCATCCTCCCAGGGGGCGCAGATGCGGCGGTAGTGCGCTTACGACCAATAGAACAAGTCCCCAATCCAAAATCCAAAATCCAAAATCTAAAATCGGCAGTTGCGGCTACTGTTGATTGCAATCCTCGCTATGTTTACCTTGATCCCTATGAGGGTGCGAAGGCTGTCGTGGCAGAGGCGGCACGCAATCTTAGTTGTGTGGGTGCTGAACCTCTGGCGGTGACAGATAATTTAAATTTTGGTAGTCCAGAAAAACCGATTGGTTATTGGCAATTAGCAGAAGCTTGTCGTGGTTTGGCTGAAGGTTGTCGAGAGTTAGCAACACCTGTGACTGGTGGGAATGTCTCTCTTTACAATGAAACCCTCGATTCTCAAGGCAATCCGCAACCAATCTACCCTACCCCTGTTGTGGGCATGGTGGGATTGATTCCCGATTTAAACAAAATTTGTGGTCAAGCTTGGCAAGCAGTGGGTGATGTGATTTATCTTTTGGGCTTACCTGGATCTAACATTACTTTGGGAGCATCTGAGTATTTAGCCACGATTCACGGCACTGTGGCAGGCATTCCCCCACGGGTAGATTTTGATTGGGAACGTCGCGTACAAAAAGTTTGCCGTGAGGGAATTCGCACTGGTTGGGTACGATCAGCCCATGATTGCGCTGAGGGTGGTTTAGCAGTTGCTTTGGCAGAATGTGCGATCGCTGGCAACTTTGGTGCGGAAATTACATTAGAAATACCAGAAAATCAGCCACCGCGCCTTGATGAAGTGCTGTTTGGTGAAGGCGGTGGACGAATTTTGGTTTCTGTCGCACCAGCACAACAAGAAATTTGGGAATCTTACTTAACAGAAAATCTAGGGAAAGAATGGCAAAAAATTGGCACGGTTGCTAATTATGAACAGGGTTTGGGGGTTTTAACCTCTAATAACCAAACGTTAATCAAGGTTAGCATCAAAGATGTAAGCGATCGCTATTCCCAAGCGATCGCTAAACGGCTAGCAATCCATGCCACTACCTAA
- a CDS encoding allophycocyanin subunit alpha-B gives MTVISQVIFKADDELRYPSSGELKSIQNFLQTGIQRTRIAATLAENEKKIVQEATKQLWQKRPDFISPGGNAYGERQRSLCIRDFGWYLRLITYGVLAGDKEPIEKIGLIGVREMYNSLGVPVPGMVEAINSLKKASLDLLSTEDAAETAPYFDYIIQAMS, from the coding sequence ATGACTGTAATTAGCCAAGTTATTTTCAAAGCCGACGACGAACTGCGTTATCCCAGCAGTGGCGAACTCAAAAGTATCCAAAACTTTTTGCAAACCGGTATCCAAAGGACTCGGATTGCTGCCACCCTAGCGGAAAATGAAAAAAAGATTGTTCAGGAAGCAACCAAGCAACTTTGGCAGAAACGCCCTGACTTTATTTCTCCTGGCGGTAATGCCTACGGAGAACGTCAGCGTTCACTATGTATCCGGGACTTCGGCTGGTACTTACGCCTGATCACGTATGGTGTACTTGCTGGTGACAAAGAGCCAATTGAAAAAATTGGTTTGATTGGCGTCCGCGAAATGTATAACTCACTGGGTGTTCCCGTCCCAGGAATGGTAGAAGCTATCAATTCCCTGAAAAAAGCCTCCCTTGATTTATTGAGTACTGAAGATGCTGCCGAAACAGCACCCTACTTTGATTACATCATTCAAGCCATGTCTTGA
- the rlmD gene encoding 23S rRNA (uracil(1939)-C(5))-methyltransferase RlmD, with the protein MTKILWQQGELIEVTIADLSDTGDGVGRYDDRVVFIPDTVPGDRAIVRLLHVKPKYAHGQLQQLLTPSPHRLRPSCIVADKCGGCQWQHIDYEFQLAAKRNQVIQALERIGGFMQPPVDPVLVAASSLGYRNKSTYPLGKSATGQVQAGYYQKASHQLVNLNQCPVQDSRLNPILAQVKQDIQQQGWPIYDENRHQGQIRHLSLRIGRRTGEMLLTLVVKDWNLPRIAHQAQEWLKSYPGLMGVSLNRNSDRTNAIFGNETRCIAGVPYLQEKFAGLEFQIRPETFFQVYTEAAEALLAVIQSELNLQGHEVLVDAYCGIGTLTLPLAQQARQVTGLEVQAAAVSQAILNAQHNGIHNITFQVGAVEKVLPNLGIIPEVVLLDPPRKGCDRAVIETLRQLKPSRIVYVSCKVATLARDLKLLCQEGLYTLTRVQPADFFPQTAHVEAAAFLVLSH; encoded by the coding sequence ATGACTAAAATACTTTGGCAGCAAGGCGAATTAATTGAAGTGACGATCGCTGATTTGAGTGATACGGGCGATGGTGTGGGGCGCTATGACGATCGCGTAGTTTTTATCCCAGATACAGTCCCAGGCGATCGCGCAATTGTCCGCTTGCTACATGTTAAGCCTAAATACGCCCACGGTCAGCTGCAGCAGCTATTGACACCATCTCCTCATCGTCTGCGTCCAAGTTGCATTGTGGCTGATAAGTGTGGTGGCTGTCAGTGGCAGCATATTGATTATGAGTTTCAACTGGCAGCCAAGCGCAATCAAGTTATCCAAGCTTTGGAACGCATTGGTGGTTTTATGCAGCCACCAGTAGATCCAGTTTTAGTAGCTGCTTCGTCTTTGGGATATCGCAACAAATCTACATATCCTCTGGGCAAATCAGCAACTGGACAAGTACAAGCTGGTTATTACCAAAAAGCTAGCCACCAATTAGTTAACTTGAATCAATGCCCAGTGCAAGACTCAAGATTAAATCCCATCCTTGCCCAAGTGAAGCAGGATATCCAACAACAGGGTTGGCCAATTTATGACGAAAATCGTCACCAAGGGCAAATCCGCCATCTCAGCTTGCGGATTGGACGACGTACTGGGGAAATGTTATTGACTTTGGTGGTGAAAGACTGGAATTTACCGAGAATTGCTCACCAAGCACAGGAGTGGTTAAAATCTTATCCTGGTCTGATGGGAGTTTCATTAAATCGTAACAGCGATCGCACAAATGCTATCTTCGGCAACGAAACCCGTTGTATTGCTGGAGTTCCCTACCTGCAGGAAAAATTCGCTGGTTTGGAATTTCAAATCCGCCCGGAGACGTTTTTTCAAGTTTATACTGAAGCAGCAGAGGCACTATTGGCGGTCATTCAGTCAGAACTGAATCTCCAAGGACATGAAGTGTTAGTTGATGCTTACTGTGGCATTGGGACTTTAACTTTGCCTCTAGCCCAACAAGCACGACAGGTTACGGGTTTGGAAGTCCAAGCAGCAGCGGTGTCACAAGCGATTTTAAACGCCCAGCACAATGGAATTCATAATATTACATTTCAAGTGGGGGCAGTAGAGAAAGTCCTTCCGAATTTGGGCATTATACCAGAAGTGGTGTTACTTGACCCGCCACGCAAAGGATGCGATCGCGCTGTTATAGAAACATTACGGCAACTGAAACCATCTCGGATTGTCTACGTCAGTTGTAAAGTAGCCACTCTTGCTCGTGACCTCAAACTACTTTGTCAAGAGGGGCTATACACTCTCACACGAGTACAACCTGCTGATTTTTTCCCCCAAACCGCTCATGTGGAAGCTGCCGCTTTTCTTGTGCTATCACATTGA
- a CDS encoding anti-sigma regulatory factor, producing MITISLRPVGRYWGTISFASTLYLCPILDLLLAEIPVKLQAELRLGLQEALVNAAKHGNNLDPGKTVVVRFSLIDNQYWWVISDQGGGFSPASEPDLDIEPTDYLPPDESESGRGMCLLHQIFDQVQWNRKGTELRLCKQLETRSRLSLRR from the coding sequence GTGATTACCATTTCGCTCCGTCCAGTTGGACGATATTGGGGCACTATTAGTTTTGCCTCAACCCTCTATCTTTGTCCAATCTTAGATTTGCTATTGGCAGAGATTCCAGTAAAATTACAAGCGGAACTGCGACTAGGACTTCAAGAAGCCTTAGTCAACGCAGCTAAACATGGCAATAATCTTGATCCTGGCAAAACTGTTGTAGTCCGTTTTTCGTTAATAGATAATCAGTATTGGTGGGTGATATCAGATCAGGGTGGAGGCTTTAGTCCTGCATCAGAACCTGATCTAGATATCGAGCCAACAGACTATCTACCACCAGATGAGTCAGAAAGCGGTCGAGGTATGTGCCTGCTCCATCAAATTTTTGATCAGGTACAGTGGAACCGCAAAGGCACAGAATTAAGACTTTGTAAACAACTAGAAACTCGTTCCCGCTTATCTCTGCGACGTTAA
- a CDS encoding DUF6439 family protein — protein sequence MSQSTQLPKSSQLNEFSNLELAQALMERLSISPNDWHRLKSNRNSRASEQAAAALLFLIKEQPQEAIARLQQAASWLDRSISAPPCPSHGEKK from the coding sequence ATGTCTCAATCAACCCAGCTGCCTAAATCCAGTCAATTAAACGAATTTAGCAATCTAGAGCTAGCTCAAGCTCTGATGGAGAGACTGAGTATTTCTCCTAATGATTGGCATCGCCTCAAGTCTAACCGCAATTCTCGCGCCAGTGAGCAAGCCGCCGCCGCTCTTTTATTTCTTATCAAGGAGCAACCGCAAGAAGCGATCGCCAGATTACAACAAGCGGCTAGTTGGTTAGATCGCTCAATTTCTGCTCCTCCTTGTCCTAGTCACGGCGAGAAGAAGTAA